Proteins from one Silurus meridionalis isolate SWU-2019-XX chromosome 3, ASM1480568v1, whole genome shotgun sequence genomic window:
- the ankrd50l gene encoding LOW QUALITY PROTEIN: ankyrin repeat domain-containing protein 50 (The sequence of the model RefSeq protein was modified relative to this genomic sequence to represent the inferred CDS: inserted 2 bases in 2 codons): MRGCGPSLLQGRRFHCREWALEKVKRYLEARNQVKGVQESAHPPSGVLVIGGPGTGKTAFCTELVWPQSEAGRTLGLASRCLAWHYCQREDADSLEVWRFVLGLVEQLRNCPLLAPSYGNLLANPTIAASLEPLQCQRDPDNTFKRAVLESLLSLPFPSQSVYIVVDSLDSGCGGTFGIGEGVTTGIMGTPSTSIGELLFRHHQYLPPWILLVCSARRQNKSVCKMFSGFRKLCLDDLRKPVAVQDVQHYILRRLDQEGTLRRQLTPETADMLNLLHIKSGGCFLFLERVLDGVASGLVGLREIRDIPGTLNGLYLWLCQRLFPRRLFIHVRPMLNIILASPRPLTFEELFSAAQTRDVSLVQEDFQSQMQALKPLIVDGPEGSKLLFHASFAEWLTDVKYCTQKFLCSTKDGHLSLAMSLLLRSKSLNTEEVCQIGHHLLSSGIHSDEPALLALWMIWAGVPTLGSGGMGTPATVSQHTFSAPVLVQQDVLQLLMKSGVYPPTCSPDNGPSVGVHCVGKGRAIVRRALQREDSVRALLDSGVNVNRTDPSDGRTLLSTAAHTGLVDITALLLCHGADPSISDNQGQTPLTLAARQGHVGVIQVILXWIQDKESNTIRSVMEHADSEGWTALRSASWGGHKEAVKVLLEAGAEVDGCDPDGRTALRAAAWGGHEEILLTCLXHGAKVDSMDHEGRTPLIAAAYMGHKEAVEILLDAGAEVDLADGDGRSALSVAALCVPSAAGGRGHGEVVSLLLERGADPEHKDKDGMTPLLLASYEGHEEVVELLLEAGADVDESAGAYPSAITPLLAAASMGQAGTVNRMLFWGAAVDGIDGEGRTALCLAAAKGSIEVVRALLDRGLDENHKDDLGWTPLHTAACEGHRSICAILTEQSSMARVGELDVEGRTPLILAAQEGHCSTVRLLLDRKSPIDHRGYNGNSALSAAALQGHGEVVELLLRRGADTDVRDAEGRPLLYLLILEGCLDIATLLIEKGGVPLESRDAEGRTALHVAAWKGDLDGIELLLRHGADPNALDLEGRPPLHSVAWRGHIGAGRLLLRSRGINVDLACKKQGATALSIAAQEGHTEIVAMLLENGAEPNLVDHYGRSPVKVAGKRGNFSIVRLLENYGAKPFLGLLPSLCETPGSTHLSILKTQVSICSVEGSGNGCPTTSSTSSNSLSASCSPASTAERFNSVPGSQTSSSTCHSLATVQTVPADTLNFTQQIQQHSLPRCRSRPSTLPLHVSNPSSLQRSISRNKQKTVSKNNPTHAQCLILGLQDSHVPLKSFGSPQTDDLKPQTPNLFENELENSPLKFESCKWNSVMLSLGLTPNQEGTIRQPINRDSLPLGYHPFHLKSNAQKESWDGLKKTTISPSFDLSAISPHDALLEESMFITTTDPQLNLKQAIKLQFEGPTSAALYKRETPL, translated from the exons ATGAGAGGCTGTGGGCCAAGCTTGCTGCAGGGCCGACGGTTCCACTGTCGGGAATGGGCCCTAGAGAAGGTGAAGAGATACCTGGAGGCAAGAAATCAGGTCAAGGGGGTGCAGGAATCAGCCCATCCCCCATCAGGTGTCCTGGTGATAGGGGGGCCTGGTACTGGAAAGACCGCCTTCTGCACAGAGCTGGTCTGGCCACAGTCAGAAGCGGGGAGAACACTTGGGCTGGCATCTCGATGCTTGGCTTGGCACTACTGTCAACGGGAAGATGCAGACAGCCTAGaggtgtggagatttgtgctgggCCTGGTAGAGCAGCTGCGTAACTGTCCTCTACTGGCACCGAGCTACGGAAACCTGTTGGCCAACCCCACTATTGCTGCCAGTTTAGAGCCTCTTCAATGCCAGCGTGACCCAGATAACACTTTTAAAAG GGCTGTTTTGGAGAGTTTGCTTTCCTTACCTTTTCCATCTCAGAGTGTCTACATAGTGGTAGATTCTCTGGATTCTGGCTGTGGTGGGACTTTTGGAATTGGTGAAGGTGTGACAACAGGGATAATGGGTACTCCAAGCACATCAATCGGAGAGCTCCTATTCAGACACCACCAGTACTTGCCACCATGGATTCTCCTGGTCTGTTCTGCCCGCAGACAGAATAAATCTGTTTGCAAGATGTTCTCAG GATTTCGAAAGCTGTGTCTAGATGACTTGCGGAAACCTGTGGCTGTACAAGATGTTCAGCATTATATTCTGCGGAGGCTTGATCAGGAGGGGACGCTACGGCGGCAGCTCACGCCAGAGACTGCTGACATGCTTAACTTGCTGCATATCAAGAGTGGTGgctgctttctctttcttgaGCGAGTCCTGGATGGTGTAGCAAGTGGTTTAGTAGGTCTCAGAGAAATCCGTGATATTCCAGGTACACTAAATGGCCTCTATCTATGGCTCTGTCAGCGCCTTTTTCCCCGTAGACTCTTTATCCACGTTAGGCCCATGCTGAATATTATTCTTGCCTCCCCACGACCCTTAACTTTTGAGGAGCTTTTTAGTGCTGCACAAACTAGGGATGTTTCTCTAGTACAAGAGGACTTTCAGTCGCAAATGCAGGCTCTGAAACCACTGATAGTAGATGGGCCAGAAGGGAGTAAGCTCTTATTTCATGCTAGCTTTGCAGAGTGGTTAACAGATGTGAAGTACTGTACACAGAAGTTTCTGTGCAGTACTAAAGATGGTCATCTTTCACTTGCAATGTCCCTGTTACTGAGATCTAAAAGTCTTAACACAGAAGAGGTTTGCCAAATCGGCCATCATCTCCTCAGCAGTGGAATACATTCAGATGAGCCAGCGCTGCTGGCACTATGGATGATTTGGGCTGGAGTTCCCACTCTTGGCAGTGGTGGTATGGGTACTCCTGCAACTGTCTCTCAACATACATTTTCTGCACCTGTGCTGGTTCAACAAGATGTGCTACAGCTTTTAATGAAAAGTGGTGTGTATCCCCCAACCTGTTCCCCAGACAATGGTCCAAGTGTGGGTGTACATTGTGTGGGTAAAGGGAGAGCAATAGTGAGAAGGGCGCTGCAAAGAGAGGACTCTGTACGAGCACTTTTGGATAGCGGAGTAAATGTAAACAGGACAGACCCATCAGATGGACGAACTCTTCTCTCTACTGCAGCCCACACAGGGCTTGTAGATATAACCGCACTTCTACTGTGTCATGGAGCAGACCCTTCCATTAGTGACAACCAGGGTCAAACACCATTAACGCTTGCTGCCAGGCAGGGCCATGTTGGCGTAATTCAGGTTATAC ACTGGATTCAGGATAAAGAGTCTAATACAATTCGATCAGTGATGGAGCATGCAGACAGTGAAGGATGGACTGCTTTAAGATCAGCCTCATGGGGCGGTCATAAAGAAGCAGTGAAGGTGCTTCTAGAGGCAGGAGCAGAAGTAGACGGTTGTGATCCAGATGGACGTACTGCTTTACGAGCTGCTGCCTGGGGAGGTCATGAGGAGATTTTGCTTACCTGCT CCCATGGTGCTAAAGTTGATAGCATGGATCACGAAGGCCGTACACCACTCATTGCTGCTGCCTACATGGGTCATAAGGAGGCAGTAGAGATATTGCTGGATGCTGGTGCAGAAGTGGATTTGGCAGATGGGGATGGACGTTCTGCGCTCTCAGTGGCTGCCCTATGTGTTCCATCAGCAGCAGGGGGGAGAGGACATGGAGAGGTTGTGAGTCTGTTGCTGGAAAGGGGGGCTGATCCAGAGCATAAGGACAAAGATGGGATGACGCCTTTACTTCTTGCCTCCTATGAGGGACATGAGGAAGTGGTAGAGCTCCTCTTGGAGGCTGGGGCTGATGTGGATGAAAGTGCTGGAGCCTACCCCTCTGCTATCACACCTCTTCTTGCAGCTGCATCCATGGGCCAGGCAGGCACAGTGAACCGCATGCTATTTTGGGGGGCAGCTGTAGATGGTATTGATGGAGAGGGTCGTACAGCACTCTGCTTAGCTGCTGCTAAGGGCAGCATAGAAGTTGTGCGAGCCCTGCTGGACCGGGGTCTGGATGAGAATCACAAAGATGATTTGGGCTGGACACCATTGCATACAGCAGCCTGTGAGGGTCACAGAAGTATTTGTGCTATACTCACAGAGCAAAGTAGTATGGCAAGAGTTGGTGAACTAGATGTTGAAGGCCGAACACCACTCATTCTGGCCGCACAGGAAGGCCATTGCAGTACAGTAAGACTCCTGCTTGATCGGAAATCACCTATTGATCATCGAGGGTATAATGGAAACTCTGCCCTTAGTGCAGCTGCCCTTCAAGGGCATGGAGAGGTGGTAGAACTGCTGTTGAGACGGGGAGCTGACACTGATGTTCGAGATGCTGAAGGAAGACCCCTTCTGTACCTGCTAATTCTGGAAGGCTGCTTAGACATAGCTACCTTACTCATAGAAAAAGGAGGTGTTCCATTGGAATCAAGAGATGCAGAAGGCCGTACAGCTCTACATGTAGCAGCTTGGAAAGGTGACCTAGATGGGATTGAGCTGTTGCTCAGACATGGTGCAGACCCTAATGCACTGGACTTAGAGGGTCGACCACCACTACACTCTGTGGCTTGGAGGGGGCACATAGGGGCTGGCAGATTGCTTCTCAGATCTAGAGGCATAAATGTTGATCTTGCCTGCAAAAAGCAAGGTGCCACAGCACTTAGTATTGCCGCTCAGGAAGGACACACTGAAATTGTGGCCATGCTTTTGGAAAATGGTGCTGAACCAAACCTTGTGGATCACTATGGCCGCAGTCCTGTAAAAGTGGCAGGAAAAAGAGGTAATTTCAGCATTGTTCGTCTATTAGAGAACTATGGTGCAAAGCCATTCCTTGGACTCCTACCTTCACTATGTGAAACTCCAGGCTCCACCCATTTATCTATACTGAAAACTCAGGTTTCTATCTGCTCTGTCGAGGGGTCTGGCAATGGTTGCCCAACCACTTCCTCGACCTCATCAAACTCTTTATCAGCGTCTTGCTCCCCTGCTTCCACAGCAGAAAGATTTAATTCAGTGCCTGGTTCTCAGACATCTTCCTCCACTTGTCACTCTCTGGCCACAGTACAGACTGTGCCTGCAGACACCTTAAACTTTACACAACAGATTCAGCAGCACTCACTACCCCGCTGTCGCAGTCGACCATCCACTTTACCTTTACATGTCTCAAACCCTTCCAGCCTACAGAGAAGCATTTCaaggaacaaacaaaaaacagtttcCAAAAATAACCCTACCCATGCACAGTGCCTAATCCTTGGACTACAGGACTCGCATGTTCCTCTTAAAAGTTTTGGGTCTCCACAAACGGATGACTTGAAGCCACAAACACctaatttatttgaaaatgaaCTAGAAAACAGTCCCCTGAAATTTGAAAGTTGCAAGTGGAACTCAGTAATGTTGTCTCTAGGACTGACTCCAAACCAAGAGGGGACTATTAGACAGCCAATAAATAGAGACAGTCTACCTTTGGGTTATCACCCTTTTCATCTCAAGTCTAATGCACAAAAAGAGAGTTGGGATGgcttgaaaaaaacaacaatttccCCATCTTTTGACCTCTCTGCTATCTCTCCACATGATGCCTTACTGGAGGAATCTATGTTTATCACAACCACAGATCCTCAGCTTAACCTCAAACAGGCCATTAAATTGCAGTTTGAGGGGCCAACAAGTGCAGCACTTTACAAGAGGGAAACACCACTCTAA
- the LOC124381035 gene encoding uncharacterized protein LOC124381035, translated as MFPVSSLSSKASSSTSLLSLHSPLEETDSEGPENQKQCTMVSSLPLPCWATQALCDLAVSETELRRLRERQAVEAEVVSRGVERALMGAQREERRLLERVEQDHRDLQRRLEQLQRDNAAAIRVGQTLINQRLRKICQLRDQIKNSNEKNASGDKGRAEVVLKHDLLLKNVADLLQPWEISLALKRVSFKPSALPNAVTFGEIKVQDHVVNYPVAACGIQGQLCSLHASRGQCDKWAEPEKGGRSMPDGAGSVHNQVLSSNICGSQRAVRKIKLSAQGDEESSEDAKPLSLHLGQLHSKLVPSEHESSLEEKCESPTSESKGDEFFLAVPALLSNMQSEGEEYVYQQNVSIQPFALEAARKQVESPSIERDHQQQKGPFLFHFDYEGPKTDRQQHNSFKGRSQNNYCSMPCSKTHRDPNSIHSCQDLLSHTNTSLSDHGYNRASSPADSVDSAYTFIVSSPRNHSTPNHRLSRSSGELSCTLINGKEQSSKWMVSRHQQSSASRSKSSPSHGKYSQKENPQYKSRSYGVSRSLSMSVIDGSSNNMLNQHLIAGQKQMDGEKLWGERSEPVLLEFEEDAQKLPTEEMRLVRQFGKQGSGRSDLTLPSGVHATPQGQLFLVDCGNARVQVIDQYGNVFQQVTSPGNYHGGSSKSCRNYFDVAVNSKGLIALSCAAERALLIFNRHGRLLQTFGGGPYIAGVPRDELEAPRGVTVTQKDEFLVADIRKGTLTSLRLEPKTGSRLERTVVTGFHRPYLVTACLHTGLVAVSERGSETDQEPCVKVLGPDWNILRILGVCSSMGPVLTSPWGLCIDRDGAVLVADWAEQHRVVLYPPVGIGRKMVTEGLSSPRGLALLPNGFLVVSDSMHHCIKIYQYK; from the coding sequence ATGTTTCCTGTGTCTTCATTAAGCAGCAAAGCTTCTAGTAGTACCTCTCTACTGTCCTTGCATAGCCCATTGGAAGAGACAGATTCAGAAGGTCCAGAGAACCAAAAACAGTGTACCATGGTGTCCTCCCTTCCTTTGCCCTGTTGGGCAACGCAGGCTCTCTGTGATTTAGCAGTTAGCGAGACAGAGCTCAGGAGGCTTCGAGAGCGGCAGGCAGTAGAGGCTGAGGTAGTGAGCCGGGGGGTAGAACGTGCTCTGATGGGAGCACAACGGGAGGAACGTCGCCTGCTTGAGAGAGTGGAACAGGATCATCGAGATCTACAGCGTAGACTGGAGCAGTTGCAAAGGGACAATGCAGCAGCTATTCGAGTCGGGCAAACACTTATAAATCAACGCCTACGCAAAATCTGTCAATTAcgagatcaaataaaaaattccaatgaaaaaaatgcaagtGGAGACAAGGGTAGGGCTGAAGTGGTCCTGAAGCATGATTTACTTCTCAAGAATGTAGCAGATCTTCTCCAGCCATGGGAGATTTCACTTGCTCTCAAACGTGTTTCTTTCAAGCCCAGTGCTCTACCAAATGCTGTCACATTCGGGGAGATTAAAGTACAGGACCATGTTGTTAATTACCCTGTTGCTGCCTGTGGGATACAAGGACAGCTGTGTTCCCTTCATGCCTCCAGAGGTCAATGTGATAAATGGGCGGAGCCAGAAAAAGGAGGTAGGAGCATGCCTGATGGAGCAGGGTCTGTACATAACCAAGTTCTTTCATCAAATATTTGTGGGAGCCAAAGAGCTGTACGAAAAATCAAACTGTCAGCCCAAGGTGATGAAGAATCTAGTGAAGATGCAAAACCACTGTCGCTACATTTGGGCCAATTGCACTCAAAGCTGGTCCCTAGTGAGCATGAATCATCACTGGAGGAAAAGTGTGAATCACCCACATCCGAATCCAAAGGAGATGAGTTTTTCCTGGCTGTACCAGCATTGCTTAGTAACATGCAGTCAGAAGGGGAAGAATATGTGTATCAGCAAAATGTATCAATTCAACCTTTTGCTCTAGAAGCAGCAAGGAAGCAGGTGGAATCTCCATCCATAGAAAGAGACCATCAGCAACAGAAAGgtccatttttatttcattttgattaTGAGGGCCCAAAGACTGATAGGCAGCAACATAACTCCTTTAAGGGAAGATCTCAAAATAACTATTGCTCAATGCCATGCTCCAAGACCCATAGAGATCCCAACTCTATCCACAGCTGCCAGGATCTGCTATCTCACACTAATACATCCTTAAGTGACCATGGATATAATCGTGCATCTTCTCCTGCTGACAGTGTTGATTCTGCATATACATTCATTGTCAGCTCCCCTAGAAACCATAGCACTCCAAATCATCGACTCTCTAGATCCAGTGGTGAGCTTTCTTGTACACTCATCAATGGAAAAGAGCAATCAAGCAAATGGATGGTCAGTAGGCACCAGCAGTCCTCTGCATCACGGAGTAAATCCTCCCCCAGTCATGGAAAATATTCACAAAAAGAGAACCCTCAGTATAAAAGCCGTTCTTATGGAGTTTCACGTTCACTGTCTATGTCAGTCATTGATGGGTCCTCCAATAATATGTTAAACCAGCACTTAATCGCTGGGCAAAAACAAATGGATGGGGAGAAGCTCTGGGGAGAGAGAAGTGAACCAGTCTTACTGGAATTTGAAGAGGATGCTCAAAAATTGCCAACAGAGGAAATGCGTCTTGTTCGCCAATTTGGTAAACAGGGATCAGGACGTTCAGATCTTACTCTGCCAAGTGGTGTCCATGCTACACCGCAGGGTCAACTTTTCTTGGTGGATTGTGGGAATGCTCGTGTTCAGGTAATTGATCAGTATGGCAATGTTTTTCAACAAGTGACTTCCCCAGGTAACTACCATGGAGGCTCTTCAAAATCCTGCCGCAATTACTTTGACGTGGCTGTTAATTCCAAAGGACTCATTGCCTTGAGCTGTGCTGCTGAACGAGCCCTCCTTATTTTCAACCGACATGGACGCCTCCTCCAAACCTTTGGAGGGGGGCCTTATATTGCGGGGGTGCCACGAGATGAGCTCGAAGCACCGAGGGGAGTGACAGTGACACAAAAGGATGAGTTCCTTGTTGCAGATATTCGTAAAGGCACATTAACTTCCCTTAGACTTGAGCCAAAAACTGGCTCAAGGCTGGAGCGAACAGTAGTAACTGGATTCCACAGACCTTACTTAGTAACAGCGTGTCTACACACTGGTCTTGTTGCAGTGTCTGAACGGGGCAGTGAGACTGATCAAGAACCCTGTGTGAAGGTTCTGGGACCTGATTGGAATATTCTACGCATTTTGGGAGTTTGTTCTAGCATGGGACCTGTCCTCACCAGCCCTTGGGGACTTTGTATTGACCGCGATGGAGCAGTGCTAGTAGCAGATTGGGCGGAGCAGCATCGTGTGGTGCTATACCCCCCTGTTGGGATAGGCAGAAAAATGGTAACTGAGGGACTTAGCAGCCCCCGAGGACTTGCCTTGCTACCCAATGGGTTCTTGGTGGTGTCAGATAGCATGCACCACTGCATCAAGATATACCAGTACAAATAA